One stretch of Candidatus Thermokryptus mobilis DNA includes these proteins:
- a CDS encoding acylphosphatase, with protein sequence MPGDYICAHIIVKGLVQGVGFRWFVQKHANHLGLNGWVRNLSNGDVEIEVEGERSLVEELIKLVKVGPRYAQVEDVQINWKPYEGKYKSFEIKGWY encoded by the coding sequence ATGCCCGGGGATTATATCTGTGCTCATATCATAGTAAAAGGACTTGTTCAAGGTGTTGGCTTTAGATGGTTCGTCCAAAAACACGCAAATCATCTCGGTTTAAACGGCTGGGTCAGAAACCTATCAAACGGTGATGTTGAAATTGAAGTTGAAGGAGAACGCTCGCTCGTTGAAGAACTTATAAAACTTGTCAAAGTCGGACCAAGATACGCCCAAGTTGAAGATGTCCAAATAAACTGGAAACCATACGAGGGCAAATACAAATCATTTGAAATAAAAGGTTGGTATTGA
- the ispF gene encoding 2-C-methyl-D-erythritol 2,4-cyclodiphosphate synthase, with protein sequence MELKVGIGYDIHPLVKGRKLYIGGVEIPSEKGSLGHSDGDVLIHAICDALLGAMGTGNIGELFPDTDEKFKDAKSEIFLKQVKKILDENNFEILNIDSTVILEDVKLSPFVKEIKGRLSEILEIQPDKISIKPKRNEKFDSLGRGEAIACFAIVLIKPKGDLNGDKRNS encoded by the coding sequence ATTGAATTGAAGGTTGGCATCGGTTATGACATACATCCGCTTGTGAAGGGAAGAAAACTTTATATCGGTGGGGTTGAAATCCCCTCAGAAAAGGGCTCGCTTGGACATTCCGACGGCGATGTCTTGATACACGCTATTTGCGATGCATTGCTTGGAGCAATGGGCACTGGAAATATTGGAGAACTTTTTCCCGACACCGATGAAAAATTTAAAGACGCAAAAAGTGAAATCTTTTTAAAACAAGTCAAAAAAATTCTTGATGAAAATAACTTTGAAATCTTGAACATTGACTCAACCGTCATACTTGAAGATGTCAAGCTCTCGCCTTTCGTCAAAGAGATAAAGGGAAGATTAAGCGAGATACTTGAAATTCAACCCGATAAAATTTCCATCAAGCCGAAAAGAAATGAAAAGTTTGATTCGCTTGGAAGAGGTGAGGCGATCGCTTGCTTTGCCATCGTCTTGATAAAACCAAAGGGAGATT